Genomic window (Euzebya rosea):
CTCCGACTTCATGATCGTCGTCAGGGTCGTGGCCGGGGTCAGCGCGGCCATGATCATGCCGGTGACCCTGTCGGTCATCACCTCGACCTTCCCGGAGGAGGAGCGGGCCCAGGCCATCGGGGTCTGGGCAGGGGTCGCGGGCGGCGGTGGGTTGATCGGGATGTTCGTGGCGGCCCTGATGGTCGACCTGGTCGACTGGCGCTGGCTGTTCGTCCTGCCGATCGCCCTTGCGGTCGTGGCCGCTGTGGCCACGGTCCGGGCCGTCCCCAACTCCCGCGAACGGACCGACCAGCCGTTCGACCTCCGGGGGTCCCTGTTGTCCATGGTGGCGGTCAGCGGCCTCGTCTTCGCCATCCACGAGGGGCCCGTCCACGGGTGGACCGACCCCGTCACGCTCCTCGCCCTTCTCGGCGGCCTGCTCGCCACCCTGGGGTTCGTCGTCACCGAACGACGCAGCCTGGCGCCGCTGCTGGACGTGCGCGTCTTCGGTGACCGGCGACTCGCCACCGGCTCGGTCGCCCTGATCGTGCTCTTCGGCGTGCTCGGCGGGGTGTTCATCGTCCTGTTCCCCTACTTCCAGGGGGTGCTCGGTTGGTCGGCGCTCCGGTCGACCGCCGCGCTGCTGCCGATGGGGCTGCTGATGATGGCCTCCTCGGGACTCGCTCCGAAGCTGGCCAACGCCATCGGCAACCGGACCACCAGCCTGGTCGGCATCGGCATCGCCGGCGTGGGGCTGGCCACCATGGCGCTGCTGGTCTCCGTTGACGGTGGCTACCTGTCGGTCCTCCCCGGCATGCTCGTGATCGGCGCCGGGATGGGCCTGACGATGACCCCCTCGACGGAGGCGATCACCGCGTCGCTCCCGGCCGACCGGCAGGGCGTTGCCTCGGCACTCAACGACACCACCCGCGAGCTGGGCAGCGCGCTCGGTGTGGCGCTGCTCGGGGCGGTGCTGTCCGCCGGCTACCGGGACGCGATCGGCCCTCGCCTCGTCGGGTTCCCCGTTGACATCGCCGAGGTTGCCAGCCAGGGCCTCGGGGCCGCCCACGGTGCCGCCGCACAAGCGGGTGACCGGGCGAGCCTCCTGCTCGACGGCGCCCACCTCGCGTTCGTCGAGGCCTGGTCCCGGTCCATGTGGGCGGGCGTCATCGCCATGGCCGGACTGTTCGTGTACGTCCTCCTCGCCGCACCGAGGACGCAGCCGGTCGGGAACGACTCGCCCGCACCGCAGGTCCCGCAGCCCATGTGAGCGGGGTGGGTGGGCCCTCGTTGTCGCCACGAGGTGCGACCACACCCACCCCACGCGCCCCGGACCAGGGCCCGATCAGAGCTTGTGGGCCTCGCCGCCGTCGATGACGAACGTGGCCCCCGTCACGAAGGACGCCAGGGGAGAGGCGAGGTAGCAGACCATCGGGCCGAACTCCTCGGTCCGACCCATCCGCCCCGCCGGGATCTTGCGCAACCGGCGGCGCAGCATCTCTGGGTCCTCCGTCACCGCCGACTGGGCGTCGGTGTCGAACGCGCCCGGGGCGATCGCGACGACCTGGACGCCCCGACCCGCCCACTCCGCCGCCAGCGCCTCGGTCATCCGCAGCATCGCGCCCTTCGTCGCGGAGTACGACACCAGGTACGGCTTGCCCTTCAGCCCCGACGTCGACGCCACGTTGATGATCCGGCCGTGCCCCTGCGCCAGCATCACGCGGCCGGCAGCCCGGGACAGCACCGCCGGTGCGGTCACGTTCACCGCGAACACCCGCGACCACTCCCCTGGGTCCTGGTCCTCGAACGGCCCCGCCGGGGCGATGCCGGCGTTGTTGACCACGACGTCCAGCCGCCCGAAGGACTCCAGCGCCTCGTCGACCAGCCCGGCGACCGCGTCGGCCTCCTCCATGTCACAGGTCACCGCATGCACGCGTCCCGGTGACGCCTCGACCAGCTCGGCCAGCGCATCAGACGAACGCGCGGCCGCCACGACCCGCACCCCCTCGTGGACCAGCGCCAGCACCGCCGCCCGGCCCAGCCCGCGGCTGGCCCCGGTGACGATGGCGACGTGTCCGTCCAGCTGCAGGTCCATCAGCCCTCCACCCCGTCCAGGTACTCCTCGCCCAGGGCCTTGGCGATCCCCAGCCGCAGCACCTCCGACGCACCCTCGTAGACCCGCATCGGCCGTGCCGTCCGGTAGGCCCGCTCGACGACGGAGTCCGCCACCAGCCCCCACCTGCCCATCACCTGCACGCACCGGTCGACGATCCGCCCGACTGCCTCCGACGCGGCCAGCTTGGCCATCGAGGAGTGGGGCAGCGCCGACAACGGGTCCTGCCTGGCACGTGCCGCCGAGCGGTAGGTCAGCAGCCGCGCCTGCTCCAGGTCGGTCCACGAGTCGGCCAGCAGCGCCGCCACGGCACCCAGCCGGGCCAGCGGACGGCCGAACTGCACCCGTTCGTTGGCGTGGCGAGTGGCCTCGCGCAGCGCCGCCTCGGCCAGCCCGATCGACGCCCCGGCCACCGACACACGGAACACCGCCAGGGTCGACAGCACCAGGTCGAACCCGCGGCCGGGCTCGCCCAGCCGGTTCGCCGGATCCACGACCACGTTGTCGAAGGTGACCGAGCCCAGCACGTGCGGGGCGATGATCGGCGGAGTCGGCCCGAAGGTGATCCCCTCGGCGTCGGCGGGTACCAGCACGACGGAGAAGCCGTCCCCCTCCTTGGCCAGCACCGTGTAGAAGGCCGCATGGCCCGCGTTGGAGATGAACGCCTTCTCGCCGTCGACCACCAGCCCGTCGGCGGTCTCGGTCACGGTCGTGGTCAGCGACTTGAGGTCGGACCCCGCGACCGGCTCGGTCAGCGCCAGCGCCGCCAGGACCTCGGCCCGGGCGACGCGGGGGAGCCAGCGCTCCTGCTGCTCGGCCGACCCGCCACGCGTGATCGCGTAGCTGCCGATGCCCTGCAGCGCGAACAACGAGTCGAGGTGGGAGGACGTGCCCATCAGCCCCTCCCGCGCCACGCACACCGCCAGCGGGTCGACGTCGTCGAACCGGCCGCCGTGCACCTTGGGGACCATCAGCTCGGTCAAGCTGCTGTCCTGCAGCGCCGACAGGACGGCAGGGTGGATCCGGTCGCTCAGCCCGTCGGCCTCCACGGCCACATCGGCGATGCCGGCAGCGACA
Coding sequences:
- a CDS encoding MFS transporter, which translates into the protein MSSTPSPRNDGMLVHDDRRKRQILFASCTALMAVIASVTGLNVAQQELALDFGASQSTVLWIINAYALALAAMLMPIGAIGDRWGRKPVLLAGLTVFVLATVAAALAPSSDFMIVVRVVAGVSAAMIMPVTLSVITSTFPEEERAQAIGVWAGVAGGGGLIGMFVAALMVDLVDWRWLFVLPIALAVVAAVATVRAVPNSRERTDQPFDLRGSLLSMVAVSGLVFAIHEGPVHGWTDPVTLLALLGGLLATLGFVVTERRSLAPLLDVRVFGDRRLATGSVALIVLFGVLGGVFIVLFPYFQGVLGWSALRSTAALLPMGLLMMASSGLAPKLANAIGNRTTSLVGIGIAGVGLATMALLVSVDGGYLSVLPGMLVIGAGMGLTMTPSTEAITASLPADRQGVASALNDTTRELGSALGVALLGAVLSAGYRDAIGPRLVGFPVDIAEVASQGLGAAHGAAAQAGDRASLLLDGAHLAFVEAWSRSMWAGVIAMAGLFVYVLLAAPRTQPVGNDSPAPQVPQPM
- a CDS encoding SDR family NAD(P)-dependent oxidoreductase, with the translated sequence MDLQLDGHVAIVTGASRGLGRAAVLALVHEGVRVVAAARSSDALAELVEASPGRVHAVTCDMEEADAVAGLVDEALESFGRLDVVVNNAGIAPAGPFEDQDPGEWSRVFAVNVTAPAVLSRAAGRVMLAQGHGRIINVASTSGLKGKPYLVSYSATKGAMLRMTEALAAEWAGRGVQVVAIAPGAFDTDAQSAVTEDPEMLRRRLRKIPAGRMGRTEEFGPMVCYLASPLASFVTGATFVIDGGEAHKL
- a CDS encoding acyl-CoA dehydrogenase family protein; its protein translation is MEFELPERYAAIREEARGVAAGIADVAVEADGLSDRIHPAVLSALQDSSLTELMVPKVHGGRFDDVDPLAVCVAREGLMGTSSHLDSLFALQGIGSYAITRGGSAEQQERWLPRVARAEVLAALALTEPVAGSDLKSLTTTVTETADGLVVDGEKAFISNAGHAAFYTVLAKEGDGFSVVLVPADAEGITFGPTPPIIAPHVLGSVTFDNVVVDPANRLGEPGRGFDLVLSTLAVFRVSVAGASIGLAEAALREATRHANERVQFGRPLARLGAVAALLADSWTDLEQARLLTYRSAARARQDPLSALPHSSMAKLAASEAVGRIVDRCVQVMGRWGLVADSVVERAYRTARPMRVYEGASEVLRLGIAKALGEEYLDGVEG